The Desmodus rotundus isolate HL8 chromosome 2, HLdesRot8A.1, whole genome shotgun sequence region taatccctaTGTGATTCTGAGAAACAGCAAGTCCAAATGCATCATCATTGCTGTCCTTAaccacattttatagatgagcaacTGAGTCAGAAGAGAGCATGTGCCTTGGTATACTCAGTGGCAGAACTGGGAGTCCTGCCACAATCTCAGAGGAGTCCCAGGCCTGCACCCCCCTGTCCCTCAGCCTCCGCTCCATGAGGGCTGAGCGCGATGACCAAGTTACCTGTCGCCTTGTATGAGAGCTTCCAGCCCCGGTTCTCGCCCGAGTTGTCACTGCGGAATAGGATCATAATGTTGTGGGTCTGGGTATTGATGGGTTCCGGGGCTTTCTCTCCACAGAAGGGGCCCAAAACTTTTGGACCAGCTTTAATCTGCAAGAGgcaagacagagaaaaagaggtcAGAACAGAACAGCAGTGGCTGACCCAGGGACCCCCTCTACACTGCACCTGGGGTTTTCTGGAAGCCTTCGTGTGAGCCCTAGTACGTACTCACTCACGTTTCTAGTGGGCATTACTATTCACCAGATCGTTCCACCTCCACTTCCCCATTTACAGTGGACAATGGCCCTGACAGTGGACAAGGCAGGCTGATAATCCTCTGCTCAGAGATGAACATATTATGGCTCAGAAAGATGCATAGTTTTCTCCAGGTGCACAGGATAGAAAAGGCCTCTGCTCTCAAAAAACATGTAGTCTAGTTTGGGGAGTCTAACAATAAATATGTactatatgtttataatttctgTAGTAAAATCTATGCCACCTATATAATTCATCATTAATATGATAAATAATAACTTTAAGAAGGCCTCCTTGAGGAGGTGACGTTGGATGTGAGACACATAGGATGAGTAAGAGCTTGTCAttggagaaggaggggagaatactttccaggcagagaaaacagcataTGTGAAGGTCAAGGCCAAAGGAGGGAAATATCTTGGAAAGTGTTAAGAACAGGAAGGAAGCCAGTATGACTGGAGTAGAGGGAGTGCCATGGCATGCATGAGGTTGAAAGGCAGGCAAGTGCCACAGTGTGTTGAGTTTATGTTTACTTCCAAGAGCAACCTTGATCTAATCTGACTTTCATAAAGATAAGCCTGGATGCTATgggagaacagaagaaaactagCTAGGAAGCTTCACGGTTGACTAGGAGATAATGGGGTTTGGACTAGGATAGAGACAGCAGGATAGAGGAAAGGGAATAGGCACTGTTAGCTGATCCAGATTTCCCAACTCCCAGTCCTGGGTCCTTCCTGTGTCTTTAACTCTTCCTTCCATTTCTACGGATAAGAACTCTTTAACCCATCATTCAGTGACTTCTACAATCCTGGGTGATATCTTCATTTCATCACCCTTatgtagagagaggaaaaagtaaagccCCAAGTGTTTAAGTACCTGGATAAAGCTCACTGCAGCGCCCCTGGAAATTGTGCATGGTGGGCAGAATTCTGAGGTGGTCCCCATGACTTTTACCCCTGGTATTACTTCATGACAATCTTATGTTACATGATAAAAAAGATTTTGTGGGTGGCCAAGCAGCTAGTTTTGGATTAAGGAAGATCCCTAGACTGGATCTGACTAAGCTGgtagatgttattttaaataattactctTTGGGAAGTGAGCTGCTTGGTCCCCTATCCTGGGAGAAAGTGGAGGGTAAGAACATCAGTTTTCCTAATTCAGCAAGATTTTCTAGCATTCCCAGGGCAAAGTTCCACTGCAGGCTTACCTTGATGTAGTCATAGGGGCAGGGCACCTCTGGATGGTCCTCAATGTCAAAAATGTCCTCAAACTGCAGGTTGATCATGAAACCTTCCTCCAGTCCGATCACATAGAAGCATTCGGAGCTcttagggtaagggttagggaAGTCAGGGCTGGTGATGACTCCAGTTCTCTGGGTAAAGAGGTTGTCACTGCACTCCACTGTGGGAAACACACCCGAGCAAAGTGACAcactacaccatggccatagacACTCCTTTCTTATCTGTTACTGCATGATTTCCCAGTGGTCCCAAGAGgcaagcagaaacagaaatcattatccccatttcacagatggggaagctgaagTTCAGTGAAGTCACATACCTAGTAATTTGCAGAATCAAGACTCAAAGGCAGTGAGTGTGATAAGCTTTCTCGTCAGATACTCTGACATTGGTGGGGGGGACCTAAGATGGGAAGATTTTGAGATGGATTGGTTGGTGAGGACATGTCTGgactgcttttgtcttgctctCCCCTCAGCTCAGAACTCCATTAGGTTTCTGCTTAAAGCCTGCCTTGATCTCCCCCACACACTCTCACTCTCCTGCCCCTGGCCTTGCTTTGTTTCCCTTCATGTTGCTGACCACTACTTGCCATTATGTGATATACTTGCTTGTGGACTCTTTCCCCCACTAGAGTGTAGGTCCTCTGAGCTCAGGGATtctgctctctccccactgcATTTGCTGCACCAGAGAGCCAGTATCCTGGGATCCTGGCCATGGCTTAGCGCTGCTGaagtttatttgcttgtttttttgtttgtttgttttaatccttacctgaggatatgtttattgatttgagagagagagagtgagggagagagagacacacacatcaatgtgagagagaaacattgattggttgcctcctgtatgtgacttgactggagattgaacctgcaagctagctatgtgccctgactaggactCAACCTTGCCACCGTTTGGGGTATGcaatgatactccaaccaactgagccgcccagtCAGGGCATCTACTAAAGTCCTTTTATTTGCTACTGAACCTTTGTCCTTGGGCTGACCCATCCTGGATCTAGGATGTCAGTCCTTTGTAAGCACTTGTTTATCCTGCTCATTTGCAAAAGAATAAACTATGGACCAGAAAAGGAGGCATGACTGACTTGAAGTTCCACCACTCTGAGCTGTAGAACAAGGTTTAGGTTGAGGTCGCCTGAATTCccatctgcttttattttctgcccCAGGCATTGTCATGGCAATGACATTGCCACAATGGTGGTTAAAattggtccttggttggggggCAAGTCTCACTCTTTATGAATGTGCATAGATAggtatatagtatataaataatacatacagCATATCTGTTGTATTAAAATTTCATGGGTAGGGGCATATATTAGGGAGATTAGAaagacaatgttttaaaaagctcctGGAGgcacaggtaaaaataaaaaaaaaaaggtcaagaaACCATGCTATTTTTTAGCCATCACTGTACTtagcacatagtagatactcaataaaagCTTACTGAATGGAAACCATAGAAAATATAACTCCTCTATGTGTCTGCTCTCTATTGATGAGTCATACAGAGGTTTTATTCAGAAGAAGGTAGAAGCTtttgaaggagaaaggaaaagaatttttgTTTCAAACCTTGTCTTCTTCCAGTGATCTGTTACTCAGCTTCCAAGGGATTTTTCCAAAACACAGATCCTTATCCTGCACTGACACTAATCTACTGGTAATTCCCCAAATATTCCAAATTCTATCAGGCCTTGGAAGGTTTGCAGAAGCTGTTCTCCCTGCCTGAAATGCtctcttttccttattctttcatGTCCATCAGTATCACCATTTCTGGGAAGTGTTTGCCCACTCCCCAGGCAGACTCAGTTCTGATCCTGCTGTGGCCACATTTCTGGTACAGCACTTACTATTTTCACCATTTGCTTGTGTCACCCACTTGCCAGGATGGTCCTCCTGGAAAGTAGCTGAACCCTTTtgtgtgcccagctctgcccaggcAGAGACTACGGCAGAATGGGCATGTTGAGGAGCAATGCAAACGGATAGCAAGAATGAgatgttttcttcttctctccgtctttgcttccctcctccctcttctttcctttggatCAAGGTTCTCTTTGTCACCGGGCTACTTAGGGACCATggaatagaagaggaaaaaacGACTTCTGATGAGGCATAGTTTCTGGCTCAGAGTGAGGGGACTGGGAAACATTTTTGCATTAACTTGACCTGACTGATGACCTGCagtaggagaggagggagggagaaaagggcagAGACTCCTGCTGCTCAGGAAGAAAGATGGCCTAGCGGCTAGGGCTGCTGGGAGTTTCATCAGCATCTTCCACATAGTACCTGGAGGCACAGCTCtctgacttcatttttaattgttcctACTTCATATCTGTCCTTCCTGCAGGCCTCCCTCATCTGACTGGAAAGTGGCACATAGTGGTGATGAGCAGGATCACCCCTAGGCCCCACCTCGGCAGGTCCTGTTGTCCGTGTGAAGGATGTAGCCAAAGCGGCAGGAGCAGTAGTAGCCACCGATGTAGTTATGGCAGTAGTGGTCGCAGGACAGCTCCTCGTCCTCACGCTCGGTGCACTCGTCCACATCTGCGGGACAGGCAGAGCCTCTCAGTGAGTCCATCCATGTGGGATGAtgaagacaacagccaacatacaCAGAGCACTTAGCATGGACTATTCACTATGCTGGGAGATACAAGCATTTTGTCACTTACTCCTTACATGAAGCCTAGAAGTAGCCATTGTGTCTGTTTACATGAGGAAACTGGAACTCGGAGAAGTGAGAAGCTTACACAAGATTACAGAGAGCCAGGTTTAAACCCAAGCAACCTGATTCCTGATAGTATTCCTATCCTCTAAGAATTTTGATAATAGCAAGCAGGACTCTTACTATACCCACTCtatagatgataaaactgagacttagaggcATTAAATAACTGGCTCCCAGGCACACAGATAAAAGTGGTGGAGAGGACAGGCATTCAAATCCAGGTGGGCTGGCTCCTGAATGTAGGCCCTTAACTTCTACTCCGtgccatttctccctccttttctatGTTGCTTATAGGGGTCAAGCCCTGTTGTAAACATtggaaatataaagataaaaaggaTGTTTGTTTTCAATCCAGTTTAAAAATTTGAACATGCATTTCCCCCCAAAGGATATATAAATGACCaggaagcacatgaaaagatgctccatgtgACTAATTACCAGATGGATAGATATGTAATAGAGCAAATGCAGTAAGACATTCATGGTAGAATCTGTGTGTCAAGCATACATGTGTTCATTGAGAAAAAGAGAGCACACGGCAGTTAAAATCCTCAGTGAGAAAGGGAGACCTGGGGATGAGCACTGACTTCTCACTTACCCACAGCCACGTAGTGGGCTTCAAAGCCCGTGAATCGCTCCTCATCAGAGAAATCTGACTGGAAAGTGATGGACATGAAGGAACCAGGGGAGAGGACCACTTCCTGGCCAGGGGTATGCTCAGTGTCTGTGTTCTCACTGCCACAGAAGATTGCCAGCAACTGGTCTTCAGTTTCTACCTTTGAGGtcaaagagaaacagaacaaaatgaatgGCTTCCCAAATTAGATTCTCTGCTGGTCTCCTGCAGAAAAGAGGGAGGGGCTGCCCATGAATaggccaggcagcctggggaaCCCAAAGAGTAGAGATTAGGGATTCTGGGATTTAAGGAAAGACACATTACAGGTTAAATCAGAGTGGCCATTCAATCactgtttcattcattttgtttagaTCCATAAGGAGTAGCTTGACCTTTGTCATTCCCGCTGAGAACCAAGTGGCTACATCATTCCTGTTGACAACCAAATGGCTTATTTGTTGAAAATAACTCCATGTTAAAATTCAAAAGAGTTAGATAATCTCACAGATGGATTCTATATGCAACAGAAACTTACCAcatttccaaagaaaagaaactatataCAATATGGCATTCACTGAGCATTCAGAGTGTGTCTGACACTGGGCAAAGCAGATGACGGGGATAATAAGGATGAGACATAGAGCTGTGCATGGGGAGATGGCGTTCAGACTGATGAAGACACACAGAGCTATTATACAGTGTACAGGAGGTTTAGTGGAAAACAAGCTCCAGGAGTGCACTCGGAAGGTGAACTATCCCTATCAAAATGTAAGCTGCAGGACAAGAAGATTTTTCTTTACAGATGTGTCTTCAGTGCatggaacagggcctggcacatagcagttATTTGTTGTCAAGAACTCAAAGTACACGACCCATTATGAAAACAATGAGAAGCCAGGTAGTCTGTGGGGATTGTAGGAGATGCACTTAGAAGGACAAGCTGAAATTAGATACGGTTGACCTTGAATGCCATAATGATAAGTGACTCTTCCTTCTGTGAGTAAAGGGAAGACATCGACAACTTTTAAACAGGAAAGTCATGTCATCAGAACTATATTTAATAGgtagtttaaaaaataccaaaactaCTGGAATCATCCAAAAATAGtgcatttttgtatatgtttgtgGTAAGACTCAAGAGTAAAAATTGCCTGTTTGCTGAAAGAATTCACTACATTGGAAGAGCCAGAGGCCCTGTGTAAATTCAGAGACCCAAGCAGAGATCTTAAACTAGTTGTCTAAGCTGATTGTGTGTGTTGGTTTGGGAAGCACAATATGGCATCTggtttgtattatttatttgaccACGAATACTTGGCTTACTCAGGACTCCATCATTTACACCTATCGCAATTCTTTTAGGCTTGTATTTGTGTTTGCAACTTCTAGACTGATGTTTTAGCCAAGATGCATAAGAAAATCTCTCACCAAGAATGGCTTCTGCTGCATTCCAAAGTCATTAAAGGAAAGTTCTCAGAGGCTGCCGATCTCTAGTAGATTCTAATGAATtcattgttttgttctttagtttaGTATGCCAGATTATCTTGACATTTGACACTTCTGTTTTGAAACTAacgatttatttatttaaaataagtggatgttttaaagaaaaacaatttgcCCTGGCAACAAAACACAAGGACAATTAATCACTAACTTTGAGAATTGAAGTGTAAACAGAAGATGAGATCATGGCtttgctatttatttcttttctctgcagaTACTAGCCAAACTCGCACCAGACTTTTTACTGTAGAATGTGCCTATCTGCACGCAGCCGAGATGTCACTTCCTTGCACATCGCAGctggctttttcatttttgttatctGAGTTTTCCAGACAGCTAAAGTTTTACTTAgctataattaaacattttttaaacatttttttgctGTAATACTATTTAAAGTGCTTTATACAAATCTGCGTGCTTAGGTAAACATACTAACCCTTTCTTACAGATTCGGGATACTGTTATGAACATCAGCCATCCTGGGGATATTGCGTTGCATGATGTTGCCTGCCCTACATTGAACATC contains the following coding sequences:
- the MASP1 gene encoding mannan-binding lectin serine protease 1 isoform X3; this encodes MRWLPLYHALCFSLLKALAHTVELNNMFGQIQSPGYPDSYPSDLKVTWNITVPEGFRIKLYFMHFNLESSYLCEYDYVKVETEDQLLAIFCGSENTDTEHTPGQEVVLSPGSFMSITFQSDFSDEERFTGFEAHYVAVDVDECTEREDEELSCDHYCHNYIGGYYCSCRFGYILHTDNRTCRVECSDNLFTQRTGVITSPDFPNPYPKSSECFYVIGLEEGFMINLQFEDIFDIEDHPEVPCPYDYIKIKAGPKVLGPFCGEKAPEPINTQTHNIMILFRSDNSGENRGWKLSYKATGKECPGLQPPVHGKVEPLQAKYFFKDQVLISCDTGYKVLKDNVEMDTFQIECLKDGTWSNKIPTCKNTEMDVESESEQVTE